CCAGCGCTTATGGCTGATAATGTGAATCTTACTAATCTGAATACTGTTGTTTTAATGCTTTTTTTAATGCTATGAGTGTTGTTATTATCGGTTTAGGTGATATGTCGTGGTCGCTGATTTGATTAGTGCTGTCAGCGACAGTACCCGCTAGCCGAGGCTAAAACAGCAGCTTAATGTTGACCATGTCGCTAATATCAATATGCAAGCGAACGGCCGGATTGACCTCCGTTAGCCGAGTTGAAACCTGGCTGCTCATGTCAATTAACTGCAAACTCACCGATAACCAATCGGTATGATTATCAATGCGATAACTCACTGCTATTGCGAGAACAAATAAAGCAGCGAGTGCGATAAGCTGTCTACGTTGAATAAAAGTCATTGAATGTCCTTACTCAGTTGAGTGTTTCGTTATTTGCTTAAGTCATTAACTTAGTTGCAGACTTGCTTAGCGGATCTGAATATTAGGTTCATTTTTAAAGCTTTCGGTACCTGATATCACCCAAACATCTCCTTCGTCACCGCCTTCAATCACTTCAACTTGGCTCATACTGCGTGCCCCCAGTTTGACGGTTTTCTTATGAGCAACCGCATCATTCACTTGATAGGCCACTTCACCGCCAAGATTGAGAAAATCACCGCGTTTTACTATCAACACATTGGGTCTGTTTTCCAGTAATACTCGGGCAGATAAACGCTGGTTTTGACGTAATGATAAGGTGTTGCTGTCTGCAAAACGCACTCGGGCAGTCACTTCGCGGTTACGCACCTCAGGTGAAATTGACGACAATTGGCCAACCACATTAACGCTACCAAAACTCAACTCAACATCCATTCCCAAGCCCAACTCATCGGCATAAGATTCTGGCACCGCAAGCTCTGCTTCAAAGGCGGTTAAGTCGACCACTGTTAGCATTGGCTGACTCGGACCGATACGGGCTTTTTGCTCCACCAGCCAGTTACCAATAATGCCGCTAACCGGAGCAATAATATTCAGAGCATTGGCTTGACGAGTTAACTCTCTCACCACTAAATCTTGACGTTGTACTTCAAGAGTACGGTTTTTAATTTCAAAACTCAGGGTATCGCGCATTAACTCAACTTCTTGCTGGGCATGCTTATGCAGTAATTTAGCTTTGTGTAAATCATCTTTGCTTTTTTCAAAATCGATTTTGCTGATCAAACTCGACTCAATCAATTGATCACCACGACGGCTTTCACGATCCGCAGCTTCTAAATCCACTGTCGCCATGTCTAAAATCTGACTGACACGAAGTTGCTCACGGCGGGCGTCTAACTTGGCACGTTCTAAACTGCCCTGCATCCCTTCAAGCATCGACTGCTGTTGTTGTAATTCACTTTGCAAACGTGGGCTCTCAATTTTAGCGACTACCTGTCCTTGCTCAACTTCATCACCTGGTTGGCTCAGTAAAGTCACCACACCTTCTTCGGTGCTATATAAAATCGGCGCATTAGCAGCCACTATTTTACCGGTAGTGGCTATATCACGAACTAAGGTTCCACGAGTGATCGTTGCTAAGCGTAATTCAGCGCCATCAACTGAACGCACCGAACTGTCATGGCCCAAACTCGCCCACACCAATGCACTCATCAATATTGCACCGCCACCTATAATTAAGGGTAAGCGCAACTTACGACCTAACTTAGGCGCAATAACAGTATCTTGGCTACTTGTGTC
The Shewanella vesiculosa DNA segment above includes these coding regions:
- a CDS encoding efflux RND transporter periplasmic adaptor subunit, which produces MIKDTSSQDTVIAPKLGRKLRLPLIIGGGAILMSALVWASLGHDSSVRSVDGAELRLATITRGTLVRDIATTGKIVAANAPILYSTEEGVVTLLSQPGDEVEQGQVVAKIESPRLQSELQQQQSMLEGMQGSLERAKLDARREQLRVSQILDMATVDLEAADRESRRGDQLIESSLISKIDFEKSKDDLHKAKLLHKHAQQEVELMRDTLSFEIKNRTLEVQRQDLVVRELTRQANALNIIAPVSGIIGNWLVEQKARIGPSQPMLTVVDLTAFEAELAVPESYADELGLGMDVELSFGSVNVVGQLSSISPEVRNREVTARVRFADSNTLSLRQNQRLSARVLLENRPNVLIVKRGDFLNLGGEVAYQVNDAVAHKKTVKLGARSMSQVEVIEGGDEGDVWVISGTESFKNEPNIQIR